From Planktothrix sp. FACHB-1365, the proteins below share one genomic window:
- the pdhA gene encoding pyruvate dehydrogenase (acetyl-transferring) E1 component subunit alpha, protein MVQERTLPTFKADATAVTRDEGLMLYEDMVLGRLFEDKCAEMYYRGKMFGFVHLYNGQEAVATGMIRAGRRNEDYVCSTYRDHVHALSAGVPPRQVMAELFGKATGCSKGRGGSMHLFSSEHNLLGGFAFVAEGIPVAMGAAFQSKYRREAMNDPNADQVTMCFFGDGACNNGQFFECLNMATLWKLPIIYVVENNKWAIGMAHERATSDPEIYKKGPAFGMPGYEVDGMDVLAVREVAKKAVARARAGEGPTLVEALTYRFRGHSLADPDELRDKDEKEFWFARDPIKKFAAHLTEYNLATQEELKAIDQQVQATIDDAVEFAQSSPEPDPQDLCRYIYADD, encoded by the coding sequence ATGGTACAGGAACGCACGTTACCGACGTTTAAGGCGGATGCAACGGCTGTAACCCGTGATGAAGGGTTAATGCTGTATGAGGATATGGTTTTGGGGCGGTTATTTGAAGATAAATGCGCTGAGATGTATTATCGGGGCAAAATGTTCGGTTTTGTCCACCTGTACAACGGTCAAGAAGCCGTTGCGACGGGGATGATCCGCGCCGGTCGCCGAAATGAAGATTATGTTTGTAGTACCTATCGGGATCACGTTCATGCGTTGAGTGCTGGGGTTCCCCCTCGTCAAGTCATGGCGGAATTATTTGGCAAGGCTACAGGCTGTTCTAAGGGTCGGGGTGGCTCGATGCACTTATTCTCCTCTGAACATAATTTATTAGGGGGGTTTGCCTTTGTCGCTGAAGGAATTCCGGTGGCTATGGGGGCGGCTTTTCAAAGTAAATACCGTCGGGAAGCCATGAATGATCCCAATGCGGATCAAGTAACCATGTGTTTCTTTGGCGATGGCGCTTGTAATAACGGTCAATTTTTTGAATGTTTGAACATGGCAACATTATGGAAATTGCCAATTATTTATGTGGTCGAAAATAATAAATGGGCGATCGGGATGGCCCATGAACGGGCAACTTCTGACCCCGAAATCTACAAAAAAGGCCCTGCGTTTGGAATGCCGGGTTATGAAGTTGATGGGATGGATGTTTTGGCGGTTCGAGAAGTGGCTAAAAAGGCCGTTGCTCGTGCTCGCGCTGGGGAAGGCCCAACCTTAGTGGAAGCGTTAACCTATCGTTTTCGAGGACATTCTTTGGCTGATCCTGATGAATTAAGGGATAAAGATGAGAAAGAATTTTGGTTTGCTCGTGATCCGATTAAAAAATTTGCGGCTCATTTAACGGAATACAATTTAGCAACCCAGGAGGAATTAAAAGCAATTGATCAACAAGTTCAAGCCACGATTGATGATGCGGTTGAATTTGCCCAAAGTAGCCCTGAACCTGATCCCCAAGATCTGTGCCGTTATATTTATGCCGATGATTAA
- a CDS encoding ARC6/PARC6 family protein, whose product MKATLFTVTLILSLTITETVQAKTLIENHSFGLQQSSSQTQIAQSTNPISLGQAADLITQWLTAKSRIFAPPFDLQLVSQLTTGTLYNDTLKAIDFLRNNDAFYQYGVQKVESVERFAASGNKATIEVKVTEDTTLYKRGQILESSFNTKLVRYNLENWDGIWKIANSQVLN is encoded by the coding sequence ATGAAAGCTACCTTATTCACCGTAACTCTAATTCTGTCCTTGACTATCACTGAAACTGTTCAAGCCAAAACGTTAATAGAAAATCATTCATTCGGTTTACAACAGTCTTCCAGTCAGACTCAAATTGCTCAAAGTACAAATCCAATCAGTTTGGGACAAGCCGCAGATTTAATCACACAATGGTTAACTGCAAAATCGAGGATTTTTGCTCCTCCCTTTGACCTTCAGCTTGTTAGCCAATTAACCACAGGGACGTTATATAACGATACCTTAAAAGCGATTGATTTTTTAAGGAATAACGATGCTTTCTATCAATATGGAGTCCAGAAAGTTGAATCCGTTGAACGGTTTGCAGCATCAGGAAATAAAGCGACCATAGAAGTTAAAGTAACTGAGGATACAACCTTATACAAAAGGGGTCAAATTCTTGAAAGTAGCTTTAATACGAAATTAGTGCGTTATAATTTAGAAAATTGGGATGGAATTTGGAAAATAGCGAACTCTCAAGTTTTGAATTAA
- a CDS encoding adenylate/guanylate cyclase domain-containing protein: protein MTTTDSRLSEIGAFIQTNLKKFSSNLAPTKAQTYDDWRKHFIYQRLSLGFTLALISYFTFTLSQINNFFFHPDHFQPSWLATQVVAELGLIIGLVLLRTPLGMKYPGLMFLLFSWVVTITPQIRGNLNGIASASIIEWPLMFFSQATLIPVYWPLHFISQLGVLIYYHGSQILFNLKLVLPAHWMTAEFLSLYLFWICLICNLSVYLYDRLARSEFKSRQALEKAYDQVKEEQERSESLLLNILPHSIAQRLKLQPSTIADSFTDAGVLFGDIVGFTELSGQFNPAELVNLLNQIFSEFDHLAELHGLEKIKTIGDSYMVVSGLPIPHDDYAEAIADMALDMQRTLKEFNVKTQQNFHIRIGIATGPVVAGVIGIKKFIYDLWGDTVNLASRMESHGLTDEIQVTETTYLALKEQYQFEKRGTILVKGKGEMTTYLLKGKKTLAVSTNIP from the coding sequence ATGACTACAACTGACTCAAGACTATCAGAAATTGGTGCATTTATTCAAACCAACCTCAAGAAATTTTCTTCAAATTTAGCTCCAACTAAAGCTCAAACTTATGACGATTGGCGAAAGCATTTTATTTACCAACGTTTAAGTTTAGGTTTTACTTTAGCTCTGATTTCCTATTTTACCTTTACTCTTTCACAAATTAACAATTTTTTCTTTCATCCCGACCATTTTCAGCCGTCCTGGTTAGCCACACAAGTCGTCGCTGAGTTAGGTTTAATTATTGGTTTAGTTCTGCTGCGAACCCCCTTGGGGATGAAATATCCGGGGTTAATGTTTCTTCTATTTTCTTGGGTCGTCACAATTACCCCGCAAATTCGAGGAAACCTAAACGGAATTGCTAGTGCTTCCATTATTGAATGGCCGTTAATGTTTTTTTCCCAAGCCACATTAATTCCGGTTTATTGGCCTTTACATTTTATTTCTCAATTAGGGGTTTTGATCTATTATCACGGAAGCCAAATTTTATTTAATTTAAAACTGGTGCTTCCAGCCCATTGGATGACAGCAGAGTTCTTATCTCTGTATTTGTTTTGGATTTGTTTAATTTGCAATCTTTCAGTGTATTTATATGATCGGTTAGCTCGTTCGGAATTTAAGTCTCGTCAAGCCTTAGAAAAAGCTTATGATCAAGTTAAAGAAGAACAGGAACGCTCCGAAAGTTTACTCTTAAATATTTTACCCCATTCCATTGCCCAACGGCTAAAACTACAACCCAGTACCATTGCGGATAGTTTTACCGATGCAGGGGTTTTATTTGGCGATATTGTGGGTTTTACGGAACTTTCAGGACAGTTTAATCCGGCTGAATTAGTTAATTTACTCAATCAAATCTTTTCGGAATTTGATCATTTAGCTGAATTACATGGGTTAGAAAAAATTAAAACTATCGGGGATTCTTATATGGTAGTTTCCGGTTTACCCATTCCCCATGATGATTATGCAGAAGCGATCGCAGATATGGCTTTAGATATGCAACGAACCCTGAAAGAATTTAATGTCAAAACTCAACAAAATTTTCATATTAGAATTGGAATTGCAACTGGGCCAGTAGTGGCGGGAGTGATTGGAATTAAGAAATTTATTTATGATTTATGGGGAGATACGGTTAATCTAGCAAGTCGGATGGAATCTCATGGACTTACCGATGAAATTCAAGTCACAGAAACGACTTATTTAGCCTTGAAAGAACAATACCAATTTGAAAAACGAGGGACAATTTTAGTTAAAGGGAAAGGAGAAATGACCACTTATTTATTAAAAGGGAAAAAAACTCTAGCGGTTTCCACCAACATTCCTTAA
- a CDS encoding DUF29 family protein, with protein MVQELIDLRTCIEEQRYDEALIIIDELEGMGKQAILRNIQSYLLRLLIHLIKNQIEQRLTNSWAASIRGSIREIQKLNIKDNKKSYYIQQGEWQNWLEESLEDAIRDASVEVMNGTYSPFKLSEMVERDSIVNTAQILLDLTYCYSAKELAVQVDQSLIDLPGGMAWKEGH; from the coding sequence ATGGTACAAGAACTGATTGATTTAAGAACTTGCATCGAAGAACAACGCTATGATGAAGCGTTAATCATTATTGATGAATTGGAAGGAATGGGAAAACAAGCTATTTTACGCAATATTCAATCCTATTTACTCAGATTATTGATTCATTTAATTAAAAATCAAATTGAACAACGATTAACCAATTCTTGGGCTGCTTCTATCCGAGGTTCTATTCGGGAAATCCAAAAACTTAATATTAAAGACAATAAAAAATCCTATTATATTCAACAAGGTGAATGGCAAAACTGGTTAGAAGAGAGTTTAGAAGATGCCATTCGAGATGCCAGTGTAGAAGTTATGAATGGAACTTATAGCCCGTTTAAATTATCAGAAATGGTAGAACGAGATTCAATTGTAAACACGGCTCAAATTTTACTCGATTTAACCTATTGTTATTCTGCTAAAGAATTAGCTGTCCAAGTTGATCAAAGCTTAATCGACTTACCCGGAGGAATGGCTTGGAAAGAAGGACATTAA
- a CDS encoding MBOAT family protein, with the protein MTFISVLYALFLLILLIFYWIFPWKFWRLFILLIASLIFYSTLQIQYIPLLLLWTVFNFGLALTIVEPQEWEIPHISWNRRRSFLLTLGIIINVLILVGFKYLPFIFNIVGTAWNIPVIINTGNWIDQYVMAPLGLSFFCFELIAYLVDVYRGAPAATSLLEFAAYKLFFAKLISGPITRYHHLNTQFRTLKFPVPEQIADGLWLLARGAMKKGLLADNLGILVDLSFSNLQRAGSGDLWLATFAYGLQLYLDFSGYVDLARGTALLLGLSLPINFDAPYFTTSIADFWRRWHITLGDWLRNYLYFPLGGSRVGLFRTCLNLIIVMLIAGIWHGAAWGFVVWGGLHGLALVIHRLTDAIFTKLSITWIWKSLPGVFIAWLITQLMVFTAWIFFRIPNLQDSGWVIHHLWGHTADVQFAHKVYVEALGLERHNLVIVLAAIFGLMAFTTFLNRGLKLELNWTVKLALVPLSFFAVWLLAPEGGLPYIYFDF; encoded by the coding sequence ATGACATTTATCTCTGTTCTCTACGCCCTATTTTTATTAATTCTATTAATATTTTATTGGATTTTTCCTTGGAAGTTTTGGCGACTTTTTATCCTATTAATAGCGAGTCTAATTTTTTACAGTACATTACAAATTCAATATATTCCTTTACTGTTGCTATGGACAGTATTTAACTTTGGTTTAGCCTTAACCATTGTAGAACCCCAAGAATGGGAAATTCCTCACATTTCTTGGAATCGTCGTCGCTCTTTTTTATTAACCCTAGGTATTATCATTAATGTTTTAATTTTAGTCGGGTTTAAATATTTACCTTTTATTTTCAATATTGTAGGAACCGCGTGGAATATTCCTGTGATTATTAATACCGGGAATTGGATTGATCAATATGTCATGGCTCCTTTAGGGTTAAGTTTTTTCTGCTTTGAACTCATCGCTTATTTAGTTGATGTTTATCGAGGTGCACCCGCCGCTACTTCTCTCCTGGAATTTGCCGCTTATAAACTATTTTTTGCTAAATTAATTTCAGGGCCAATCACTCGTTATCATCATCTCAATACTCAATTTAGAACCCTAAAATTTCCGGTTCCTGAACAAATTGCTGATGGGTTATGGTTACTCGCTAGAGGTGCCATGAAGAAAGGGTTGTTAGCTGATAATTTAGGGATTTTAGTAGATCTTAGTTTTAGTAATTTACAACGAGCCGGAAGTGGAGATTTGTGGTTAGCCACCTTTGCTTATGGATTACAATTATATCTTGATTTTAGCGGTTATGTTGATTTAGCCAGAGGTACAGCATTACTCTTAGGATTGAGTTTACCTATTAACTTTGATGCCCCTTATTTTACTACCAGTATTGCTGATTTTTGGCGACGTTGGCATATAACATTAGGAGATTGGTTACGGAATTATTTATATTTTCCTTTAGGCGGTTCTAGGGTCGGATTATTTCGCACTTGTCTGAATTTAATCATCGTCATGTTAATCGCTGGAATTTGGCATGGTGCGGCTTGGGGATTTGTTGTTTGGGGAGGATTACATGGTTTAGCGTTAGTAATTCATCGCCTCACAGATGCAATATTTACGAAATTATCAATCACCTGGATTTGGAAGAGTTTACCCGGTGTTTTCATCGCTTGGTTAATCACTCAATTAATGGTATTTACCGCTTGGATTTTCTTTAGAATTCCCAATTTACAAGATTCTGGATGGGTCATTCATCATTTATGGGGTCATACGGCTGATGTACAGTTTGCTCATAAAGTTTATGTTGAAGCTTTAGGTTTAGAACGACACAATCTTGTCATTGTATTAGCCGCTATTTTTGGATTAATGGCTTTCACAACGTTCTTAAACCGAGGGTTAAAATTAGAGTTAAATTGGACAGTTAAATTAGCCTTAGTTCCCCTTAGCTTTTTCGCAGTTTGGCTATTAGCACCCGAAGGCGGTTTACCTTACATTTATTTTGATTTTTAA
- a CDS encoding DUF29 family protein produces the protein MVQELINLRTCIEEQRYDEALMIVDELEGMSRKSILRTIKSFLIRLMIHLIKNQIEQRLTNSWIASISDSIIQIQDLNLQDNKKSHYLKIEEWDNLLEEAFAASLRPASVEVLNGTLKPHQLIQQIDKTQILEISKQLILLTYNSSSRDLPDIIDNNLAQLPGAENWFSD, from the coding sequence ATGGTACAAGAACTGATTAATTTAAGAACCTGCATTGAAGAACAACGCTATGATGAAGCGTTAATGATTGTTGATGAACTTGAGGGAATGAGCCGCAAATCCATTTTAAGAACAATTAAATCCTTTTTAATTCGGTTGATGATTCATTTAATTAAAAACCAAATTGAACAACGGTTAACAAATTCTTGGATTGCCTCTATTTCTGATTCTATTATCCAAATTCAAGATCTGAATCTACAAGACAATAAAAAATCCCACTATTTAAAAATAGAAGAATGGGATAATTTATTAGAGGAAGCCTTTGCTGCATCCCTTCGTCCTGCGAGTGTTGAAGTCTTAAATGGAACCCTCAAACCTCATCAATTAATCCAACAAATTGACAAAACTCAAATTCTGGAAATTTCAAAACAGTTAATTCTGTTAACTTACAACTCTTCTTCGCGGGATTTACCGGATATTATTGATAATAATTTAGCTCAATTACCCGGAGCAGAAAATTGGTTTTCCGATTAA
- a CDS encoding 16S rRNA (cytosine(967)-C(5))-methyltransferase, whose amino-acid sequence MNNNPRQVAFLALRDINRRGGLADVVLDQWLRQSDLSDINRRLTTELVYGCVRRRRSLDTLIDYLASKKSHQQHPDIRTILHLGFYQICYLNQIPNSAAVDTSVELVKQNGLTHFSGFVNGILRHYIREQGNCPLETPDSIFTCFELPQNPIEKLGILYSFPDWLIQFWLDTLGLEETEQLCSWFNQSPPLDLRINVLKTTLETVESEFQQRGISVHRISGLPLGLRLTGSIGSIQNLPGYDQGWWSIQDSSAQWVSYLLDPQPGEVIIDACAAPGGKTTHIAELMQDQGKILAFDSIKSRLKKVQQNLTRLQLNSIHPQQGDIRELKGYFEVADRLLLDAPCSGLGTLHRRADGRWRHDPKNIQELSQLQAELLEITQTWVKPGGCLVYSTCTLHPQENETLIQAFLSQHSNWKILPPPGNFILSPEPEGWIKIWPHRQNMDGFFMVKLMKDLT is encoded by the coding sequence GTGAATAATAATCCGCGCCAAGTTGCATTTTTAGCTCTCCGAGACATTAACCGACGGGGTGGGCTGGCTGATGTGGTTTTAGATCAATGGCTTCGTCAATCTGATTTATCGGATATTAACCGACGCTTAACCACCGAATTAGTCTATGGCTGTGTTCGTAGAAGGCGATCGCTCGATACCTTAATCGATTACTTAGCTTCTAAAAAATCCCATCAACAGCACCCGGATATTCGTACTATACTACATCTTGGTTTTTATCAAATTTGCTATCTCAATCAGATTCCCAATTCGGCTGCGGTAGATACCAGTGTGGAATTAGTTAAACAAAATGGCTTAACGCACTTTAGCGGTTTTGTGAATGGGATATTAAGACATTATATTCGAGAGCAGGGAAATTGTCCTTTAGAAACACCTGATTCTATTTTTACCTGTTTTGAGTTACCCCAAAATCCCATCGAAAAATTAGGAATTCTCTATAGTTTTCCTGACTGGCTGATTCAATTTTGGTTAGATACTTTGGGATTAGAAGAAACCGAACAACTTTGCAGTTGGTTTAATCAATCTCCTCCCCTGGATTTAAGAATTAATGTGTTAAAAACAACCTTAGAAACAGTAGAATCTGAATTTCAACAAAGGGGAATTTCAGTGCATCGAATTTCTGGACTTCCTCTAGGATTAAGATTAACGGGAAGTATAGGCTCAATTCAAAATTTACCGGGTTATGATCAAGGGTGGTGGTCAATTCAAGATAGTAGTGCTCAATGGGTGAGTTATTTATTAGATCCGCAACCTGGAGAAGTGATTATTGATGCTTGTGCTGCACCGGGTGGAAAAACCACCCATATTGCTGAGTTAATGCAAGATCAAGGTAAAATTTTAGCCTTTGATTCGATTAAATCTCGATTAAAGAAAGTTCAGCAAAATTTAACGCGATTACAACTGAATTCTATCCATCCTCAACAGGGAGATATTCGGGAATTAAAAGGTTATTTTGAGGTTGCAGATCGGCTATTATTAGATGCACCTTGTTCTGGTTTAGGAACGTTACATCGGCGGGCTGATGGACGCTGGCGACATGATCCTAAAAATATTCAAGAGTTGTCTCAACTGCAAGCCGAACTATTAGAAATTACCCAAACCTGGGTTAAACCGGGAGGCTGTTTAGTTTATTCTACTTGTACTCTTCATCCCCAAGAAAATGAAACCTTAATTCAAGCCTTTTTAAGTCAACATTCTAACTGGAAAATTCTACCGCCTCCTGGGAATTTTATCCTTTCTCCTGAACCGGAAGGCTGGATTAAAATCTGGCCCCACAGACAGAATATGGATGGATTTTTTATGGTAAAATTAATGAAAGATTTAACTTGA